The DNA region AAACGAAGTAGGTCACGGGCATCGCTGGGTTGATTGTCCGTTGCTTTCCCACTCGCTGGGGAAACTAATTGAATGGAAACTATAGATGTTTGTTCGGTATAGCCAAACCTTTGGCTTTCCCACTCGCTGGGGAAACTAATTGAATGGAAACTATTCATAAGCGGCGGGACATTCCCTTTACCTATTTCTTTCCCACTCGCTGGGGAAACTAATTGAATGGAAACCAGCCCTTCAGTATTTGTTTGGGATATTATTTTCTCGACTTTCCCACTCGCTGGGGAAACTAATTGAATGGAAACTCAAACTAATCATGCCAAGAGGTTTCCATTGTATGAGCTTTCCCACTCGCTGGGGAAACTAATTGAATGGAAACAAAACATCCCAATGCCGATCCAGGTATTTTTCAGCACTTTCCCACTCGCTGGGGAAACTAATTGAATGGAAACGCTTGGTGTTCTTGGGGCGGAGCAAAGTTTTGGGCGTACTTTCCCACTCGCTGGGGAAACTAATTGAATGGAAACAGATAGGGAAAGTCTTCGAGAATTTCGTCTTGGCTTTCCCACTCGCTGGGGAAACTAATTGAATGGAAACATGAGTACGATACGTTAATTACTGGCCCCAGCGTTAGCTTTCCCACTCGCTGGGGAAACTAATTGAATGGAAACTCTTGAGCTGCCTGTCTGTCAGCGTTACTGGAGGTTCTTTCCCACTCGCTGGGGAAACTAATTGAATGGAAACAGAGTAGCGCGAGCCTGATCGCTGAGTCCCTCGACTTTCCCACTCGCTGGGGAAACTAATTGAATGGAAACCATGAAGTCCCGCACATCAATATTTGCCTGTTGGAGACTTTCCCACTCGCTGGGGAAACTAATTGAATGGAAACCTGACTCTAAGTTCAACGGCAGCCGGAGCAAAATCTTTCCCACTCGCTGGGGAAACTAATTGAATGGAAACCCTGCCGAAGACGGTCAGGCATGTCCGAATGCAAGCTTTCCCACTCGCTGGGGAAACTAATTGAATGGAAACACTTCTGGCTTAACCCCAGTCTCTACAGTTGCCACCTTTCCCACTCGCTGGGGAAACTAATTGAATGGAAACACGCCGTCGTAAGCGGCAAAGCAGTTTACCCGACGTTTAGACTTTCCCACTCGCTGGGAAAACTAATTGAATAAACCAAATGCATCCCCCGGCACTATCGGGGGATAATTATTATTGACAGGACTTAGGCATTTGCCCCTTAATCACCTGGGTAAGAGGGAGGAAAGGAGGCGATCGCACCGGACAATGCCCCCTAACCTGTTAACAGATTGGGGGGCGGCACGATTTTGATAGTGTTAAGTGAGAAGCACCTCATCCAAACGGCTGTTCCCACCACTTCCAAGACTCCTTATTAAATGGCGATCGCGTTTGCAGCTCACATAGGCATAATTCTGTGCCCATCCCCTAAAAGACTGCTATTTGGAGTCTAAACGTGTCTCGTACTGCATCAGTTATTGGGGGGTGAGCGAAAAAAAGCGTGGGGTGGGGGGGAGTTAGTTAGCGTGTATGAGCCGCTAACTATGCCGCCAAACGATTAATGCTTTCTGCTGCTGTTACTTGCCCTGCTTTTGGTTTTTCTCTTGAAATCTGGTGGCTTCTTCGACTAAATCCTCTAAACCTAGTTCCAAGGTATGTTTGACTTGTTGTAAACCTTCAATTTTGGTTCGACTCTTCATCATCTCTACAGCCAGTATGAAAGCTGGACTTCCAGCTTTACCAATGTATTTATAATGGGATTTTTGACCGGATTTGGTCACAAAAATAGCTTGACGAGATTGCCACTTGTAATACCAATAAGTCCCACCTCGTCCTCGGGCACGATAACGCACAATCCAAGTCCCTGGTGGAGGTAATTTTTTCGGCTGACTGAGCTGCTCAATTTCAGTATCAATTTGCGTTAAAATCGATTTCACCTCTTCCAGTCGAGAGGCTAAATCCTGCTGTTGCCGTTGCTGATAAGACTTAGGCATAACTAGAGAAAGGGGAATCAGTTATCGTAAATAATACGCTAACCTATCCTCATTTTTGACCGACTTGACCAGATGTTTGACCAACGATTGGAACTACTCAAATAGGCAGCCCTCAGAGCCATAACTCCTTCGGCACCTGCTATTGACCAATGCATACCGGCTTGTTTGAGTCTCTGAGTTACGACACGACGATTAGAGCTTTCTACTACTCCCGAACCAATCATTAAACCGGAACTTAAATAGCGTTGATAGTCAATACGGCTTTGATTATTGGTTAAATAACGCTCTAAATTAGTAATAGCTAACTGTAAATCCTTCCTTTTTGAACGAAATTGAGAACAACTTTTGATAACTTGTTTCCACTGTGATTTTTTCAGGAATTGTTGTTGCTGTTTGACCCAATCCTTCTGGAGAGATTCCTGCTTGGGATAAGCTTCTTTAGCTACTGCCCAGACGTATTCTGATAGGTGAAAAAAGTCGAGTATTTCCACAGAACCCGGAAATTGCTCTTGTGCCATCTCCCAGATCCAATGTGCCCCATCCCCAATTACTATCGTTTCTGGTTTTTGCTGCCCAACCACTTGCTCATGCAGTTGAGAGACTTTCTTTCTAAATTCTCCACGGGAGTTTAAGGTGGCTAGATATTCTCTTTGACGTATCATCCCTCGTTGTCCCTGGCTTTTTTGATGGTGTTTTTCCC from Microcoleus sp. AS-A8 includes:
- a CDS encoding ISKra4 family transposase, with product MNCHAIGEQVAQTLSTLPEWKNLEEFVSSFQASWLKLGQALQQQLVQEKIEEIETQYQGARTKRKKRYYTLLGEMVLKRRVYPEEDGYQVKVDLELGLPKEKWLPPVLELACALGVSSEFPNAHKLFQQWTGIKLTEKTLAIRVEATGNQLLLVEESRLPEQDKESEADSLTPDIERKERIYVGVDGVMTPLNQKQGYKEAKVGVIFWEKHHQKSQGQRGMIRQREYLATLNSRGEFRKKVSQLHEQVVGQQKPETIVIGDGAHWIWEMAQEQFPGSVEILDFFHLSEYVWAVAKEAYPKQESLQKDWVKQQQQFLKKSQWKQVIKSCSQFRSKRKDLQLAITNLERYLTNNQSRIDYQRYLSSGLMIGSGVVESSNRRVVTQRLKQAGMHWSIAGAEGVMALRAAYLSSSNRWSNIWSSRSKMRIG